DNA from Amycolatopsis sp. DSM 110486:
ACGGCGGGCGGCCGCGCAGGGAGACGGCCACCATCACGCCGAACGCGAGTGGTACCGACCAGGGTGCCGGTTGTGACACCAAGATCGCCACCCAGCCGTCGAGCCGCGGCCCGGCCAGTGCGAACAGGATCGAGCCGGACGACGCGACCAGCCCCGTCACCACACCGCTGATCGCGCCCGCGGCCGTGAGGCGCGGCCACCAGATGCCGAGCACGAGCAGCGGGCAGAACGTCGACGCGGCCACGGTGAAGCCCCACGTCACGAGCACCCCGGCGTCGAGCTGCGCCGACGGCAGCGCCAGCACCACCATCACGGCGGCGGCGAACACCACGGTCACGCGCAGGCGGCGCAGGCCCCCGGGCATGAGGTCGTAGGCGATGGCACCGGACATCACCAGGAGCAGGCCCAGCGACGTCGCCAGGAACGCCGCGAACGCGCCCGCGGTGAGCAGCGCCGTGAACAGCTCGCCGGCCCAGCCGGTGTCCACTTGCGCCGGCAGCGCGACGACGACCGTGTCCGTGTCGCCGGAGAGGTAGATCTCGGGCACCAGCACCCGGCCGAGCACGCCGTAGACGCCGGGGAACAGGTAGAACACGCCCAGCAGCGCCACGGTGATCGCGGCGGTCCGGCGGGCGGCGCGACCGTCCGGGCTGGTGTGGAAGCGCATCAGGACGTGGGGCAGGCCCATGGTGCCGAGCATCGTCGCGATGAGCACGGCCCACGTGCCCAGCAGCGGATAGCCCTTGTCGAGGTCGAGCAGCGGCCGCTGCCAGTCGGGGCCGCCGAGCGCGGCGCCGTCGCTGACGTCGGGCACGGGCGCGTTGGTGGCGAAGACCAGGCGCTCTCCACTGTGGACGGTCAGCTCGCCCGGCGGGAGCGTGCGCGGCCCGGTCGCGGTGACGATGGTGGTGGGCTCGCGCAGGACCACGGTCACGTCGTGCTCGAAGTCCACCGGCGTTTCGTGGGTGAAGCGGGTGAACTCCACGGGCGTGAGCGCGGCGTCGCGGTCGGCGTCGCTCACGTGCAGTACCAGCCACAGCGCGGGTACGAGGAACAGCAGCAGCTTCAGGAAGAACTGGAACGCCTGCACGTACGTCGCCGCGCGCATGCCGCCCAGCGCGAGCGTGACGCTCACGGCCGTGCCCGCGATGACCACGCCGACCCAGTACGGCGTGCCGCCCACGGCCGTGAGCACCAGCCCGGCCGTGCGGAACTGCGGGACGACGTAGATCGTGCCGATCACCAGCACCACGACTGCCGCGATCCGTCGTAGCGCCGGCGAGGCCAGGCGCGCTTCGGCGAAGTCCGGCACCGTCAGCGCCCCGGACCGCCGCATGGGCGCCGCGACGAGCACGAGCATCGCGATGTACCCCGCCGTGAACCCGACCGGGTACCACAGCGCGCCGACGCCGTCCTTCACCACGAGCCCCGCCACCCCGAGGAACGACGCGGCCGACAGGTACTCCCCGGACACCGCCGCGGAGTTCACGAACGGCGAGATCCGCCGTGAGGCCACCAGGAAGTCCGACGTCGTGCGCATCGCGGCCACCCCGCGCACGCCGATGAGCAGCGTGATGAGCACGACGGGCGTCACGGCCAGCGCGAGGTCCATCTACCGCTCCTCGGCCTTCTCCGCGCGCCGCAGCTGCCAGCGCGCCAGCCCGGCCATCACGGGGTAGGGCAGCAGCGCGATCATCAACCAGGACAACGGAATGCCCCACACTCGCACCCCGTCCAGCCCCGGCGCCGCGGCGAACACCACGGGCAGCCCGAGCACGAGCACGAACATGGCGACCAGCGCGGGGATGCCGCGCTTGCGTTGCGTTCGGTAAAGCACGGCGGCACGTTCGGCGTCCGAGGTCCTCAGGCGCGGCATCCGCCACCGGCCGCGCGCCTGCCTGCGGGAGCGGGCGAGGCGCGTCTGCGGGCTCATCACGACGACCCGCCGGACCCGGCTCACAGGGCTCTCGCCAAGTCGGCCCTCACCAGGACGACCCCAGCTGCCCCTGCTGCGCCGCCTCCAGCAATCGGTCCCGCAGCTCCCGCGCGTGCCTTCGGCTCACCGGAACGTCGCCGACGGGGGTGTGGGCCAGCAGTCCACCCGTGGTGTCGCTGCGCAGTTCCAGTACGGCGGACACGGACAGCAGATAACCCCGGTGCACCCGCGTGAACCCGGTGCCCTCCCAGTACTCCTCGAGCCGCGAGATCGGCATGCGCACGAGGTGCACCCCACCGCGGGTGTGGAGACGGACGTAGTCGCCGTGGGCCTCGACGAACAACACGTCGTCGCGGCGGACGTACCGCGTGCGGCCGCCGGCGTCGACCGGCAGGGCGGCCATCGCGTCCGGCGCCGCGCGCTGGGCTTCCGAAGGCGCCATGCGCACGACCTTCGCCAACGCCGCCGCCAGCCGTTCCGTCCGCACCGGCTTGAGCAGGTAGTCCACGGCGCCGATGCCATACGCCGCGACGGCATGACCGTCGTGCGCGGTCACGAACACGATCACCGGCGGCTCCGACAGGCGGGCCAGCAGCGTCGCCAGCTCCAGCCCGTCCAGACCCGGCATGGAGATGTCGAGGAACACCGCGTCGAAGTGGTCCGCCTGCAACAGCTTCAGCGCGTGCAAGGCATCGCCCGCGCCCACGACCTCGCCGACCTCCGGGGCCTCGCGCAGCATCCGGCACAGCTCGTCCAGCGCCGGCGCCAGGTCGTCGACGGCCAGCACCCGCAGCCCGCTCACGGCAGCACCCCCGGCTGGAACCGCGGCACCCGCACGACCACGCGCGTGCCGGCACCCACTTCCGTCTCCACGGTCAGCCCGTACCAGGCGCCGTAGACGTTGCGCAGTCGTCTGTCCACATTGGCCAGCCCGAGGCCGCTGCCCTCGGTGACCCGGCCGGCGAGGATGTCGGCGGCCAGCTTCGGGTCCATGCCGACCCCGTCGTCCTCCACGCTGATCACGCAGTCGTTCCCTTCCGCCTGCCCGTGGACCTGCACCAGCCCGGTGGTCGCGCGCGGCTCGACGCCGTGGCGGATGGCGTTCTCCACCAGCGGCTCCAGCACCAGGTACGGCACGGCCACCGCCAGCACCTCCGGCGCCACGCGCACCTGCACCTTCAGCCGTTCGCCCAGCACCGCGCGCTGCAGCGCCAGGTACGTCTCCACCGCGCGGAACTCCTCGGCCACCACGGTGTACTCGCCGTGGCGCGCGAGGCTGTAGCGCGTGTAGTCGGCGAAGTCGAGCATCAGATCCCGCGCGCGGTCCGGCTCCGAACGCACCAGCGAAGCGATCACCGTCAGCGCGTTGTACACGAAGTGCGGCGACATCTCCGCCCGCAACGCCCGCAGCTCGGCCTGCGCCGCGTGGTCGGCCGACGCCTCGAGCCGGCCGCGCTCCAGTGCCTGCACCACGACGTCCGCCGCCTGCTGCACCACCTCCGAACCGCGCGCGCCCACCACGAGCAACGCGCCGGCCAGCTCGTCGTGGACGTGCAGCGGCACCGCCTCCACCCCGTCGGCGGAAGCGGGCTCCTCGCTGTGCAGTACCTCGTCGAGCACGTGGGCCACGGTGGCGTCGGGCCCCGGCCGGCCCGACCACAGCAGCGAGCCCGACAGGTCCGTGAGCCCCAGGCCGGCCGCGCCGAACAGCCGCCGCAGCCCGTGGGCCGCGCGCCGCGCGTGGGTGCCGGCCAGGCCGTCGATGAGGTCGTCGGTGATCTTGCGCGCCGCGGCCAGCACCGGCACGGGGTCGGCGCGCGCGGCGGCGCGCCACGGCAGCCGGACACCCTCGGTCATCGGCGGGCTCCCCTCGGCGACGGAGTCTGGGGGAGTAGATCCTAGCCCCGAACGCGGCGAAGGGGACTTTCCGCGCGGGAAGTCCCCTTCGAGAATCCGGGAAGGTCAGCGGCTCTGCTTGTAGAAGTACTGCGAGTTCGCGTCCATGTCGTCCTTGGTGATGGAGTGCAGCTGCGCGGTGAGGGTCCGTGTCACGGGCGTGCCCTCCAGCGCCGCCACGGCCTGCTGCACGCCCTGGGTGCCGATCGCGGCCGGGTCCTGGGCGATGAGGCCCTGGTACTCGCCCTTGCGCAGGCCGTCCACTTCGGACGGGCTCGCGTCGAAGCCGACCAGGTTGACCTGGCCGATCTTGCCCGCGTTGCGCAGGCCGGTCGCCGCGCCCTCAACGGTGTTGAGGTTGGTGGCGAAGATGCCGATCAGGTCCGGCGTCGAGGCCAGCGCCGCGGTGACCTTCGAAGCGGCCTGCTCCGGCTCGTTCTGCGTGAACTGGATGCCGGCCGACTTGAGGTTCGGGTGGTTCCTCAGCTCGTCCTCGAAGCCCTTCGCGCGCGCCGCCGTGGTCGACGTGCCCGCGATCGTGTCGAGGATCAGCACCGAGCCAGGCTTGTCGCCCGCGAGCTTGGCCATGGTCTGCGCGGCGAGCTTGCCGCCCGCGGTGTTGTCCGAGGAGATCGACGATTCGGCCACGCTCTTGTCCTGCAGCGACGTGTCGACCTCGACGATCTTCGTGCCGCGGTTCTTCACCTGCTGGATCGGCGCGAGCATCGCCTGGTCGTCGGTCGGCGCGATCAGCAACGCGGCCGGCGGGTTGACGCCCAGCGCGTTGACGATCGTGGTCTGCATGGTCGCGTCGAACTTCTGCGGCGCCTGCGTGGTGAGCTCGTAGCCGAGCTTCTTCGCCTCTTCCTGCGCGCCGCACTGCATCGAGATGTAGAACGGCTCCGCCTGCACGCCGGGCACCAGCGTGAGCTTCTTGCTGTTGGCTGAGTTCGCCGCGCCACCCGAGTCGCTGCTCTGGCCCACCTGCCCGGAGCCGCACGCGGCCAGAAGCGAAGCCGCCGAAGCCAGCGCGCCGGCCGCGATCATCTGCCAGAAGTCCCGCACGTGCGTGATGTTGAAGCCCTTCTTCAGCACGACCGGGATGAACACGCCGATCACCCCCGGCCACGCCGGCCAGGAACCTGGTCAGCGTGATCACCACGGCCACCAGCACGAGGTTCGGAACCCCGGCGAACGACGTGCCGTAGCCCAGCGTCTTGTTCAGCGCGGTCGGCACGCTGCGCACGTCGGAACCGTTGTTGAGCAGCAACGCCGCGCCGAGCGTGACGACCAGCGGCGGGATGTCGGCGACGGCGATGAGCCGGCCGTTGATCAGCCCCCAGATCGTGCCCGCGAGCACCGCCGCCACCAGCCCGGCGAAGATCACGCCCCAGCCCGCGCCGGTCGCGTTGCTACCGAGGCTGAGCGCTTCCATCGTCTTCCCGGCCACCATGCCCGCGAAGATCAGCGCAGAGCCCACGGACAGGTCGATGCCGGCGGTGATGATCACGAACGTCATGCCCACCGAGAGCGCGAGCAGCACCGACGTCTCGATCAGCGTCGTCTGGAGCGTGAACAGCGTCGCGAACTCGGCCGGCGCGAGCACCGTGAACACGATGATCAGCGCCAGCAGCA
Protein-coding regions in this window:
- a CDS encoding cation acetate symporter → MDLALAVTPVVLITLLIGVRGVAAMRTTSDFLVASRRISPFVNSAAVSGEYLSAASFLGVAGLVVKDGVGALWYPVGFTAGYIAMLVLVAAPMRRSGALTVPDFAEARLASPALRRIAAVVVLVIGTIYVVPQFRTAGLVLTAVGGTPYWVGVVIAGTAVSVTLALGGMRAATYVQAFQFFLKLLLFLVPALWLVLHVSDADRDAALTPVEFTRFTHETPVDFEHDVTVVLREPTTIVTATGPRTLPPGELTVHSGERLVFATNAPVPDVSDGAALGGPDWQRPLLDLDKGYPLLGTWAVLIATMLGTMGLPHVLMRFHTSPDGRAARRTAAITVALLGVFYLFPGVYGVLGRVLVPEIYLSGDTDTVVVALPAQVDTGWAGELFTALLTAGAFAAFLATSLGLLLVMSGAIAYDLMPGGLRRLRVTVVFAAAVMVVLALPSAQLDAGVLVTWGFTVAASTFCPLLVLGIWWPRLTAAGAISGVVTGLVASSGSILFALAGPRLDGWVAILVSQPAPWSVPLAFGVMVAVSLRGRPPSWAGAAMLRLHLDERAPGPEPPHSSAPAYRSSTVRRVARRLNR
- a CDS encoding LytTR family DNA-binding domain-containing protein, with protein sequence MSGLRVLAVDDLAPALDELCRMLREAPEVGEVVGAGDALHALKLLQADHFDAVFLDISMPGLDGLELATLLARLSEPPVIVFVTAHDGHAVAAYGIGAVDYLLKPVRTERLAAALAKVVRMAPSEAQRAAPDAMAALPVDAGGRTRYVRRDDVLFVEAHGDYVRLHTRGGVHLVRMPISRLEEYWEGTGFTRVHRGYLLSVSAVLELRSDTTGGLLAHTPVGDVPVSRRHARELRDRLLEAAQQGQLGSSW
- a CDS encoding sensor histidine kinase; the encoded protein is MTEGVRLPWRAAARADPVPVLAAARKITDDLIDGLAGTHARRAAHGLRRLFGAAGLGLTDLSGSLLWSGRPGPDATVAHVLDEVLHSEEPASADGVEAVPLHVHDELAGALLVVGARGSEVVQQAADVVVQALERGRLEASADHAAQAELRALRAEMSPHFVYNALTVIASLVRSEPDRARDLMLDFADYTRYSLARHGEYTVVAEEFRAVETYLALQRAVLGERLKVQVRVAPEVLAVAVPYLVLEPLVENAIRHGVEPRATTGLVQVHGQAEGNDCVISVEDDGVGMDPKLAADILAGRVTEGSGLGLANVDRRLRNVYGAWYGLTVETEVGAGTRVVVRVPRFQPGVLP
- a CDS encoding ABC transporter substrate-binding protein; the protein is MGQSSDSGGAANSANSKKLTLVPGVQAEPFYISMQCGAQEEAKKLGYELTTQAPQKFDATMQTTIVNALGVNPPAALLIAPTDDQAMLAPIQQVKNRGTKIVEVDTSLQDKSVAESSISSDNTAGGKLAAQTMAKLAGDKPGSVLILDTIAGTSTTAARAKGFEDELRNHPNLKSAGIQFTQNEPEQAASKVTAALASTPDLIGIFATNLNTVEGAATGLRNAGKIGQVNLVGFDASPSEVDGLRKGEYQGLIAQDPAAIGTQGVQQAVAALEGTPVTRTLTAQLHSITKDDMDANSQYFYKQSR